The Rhinoraja longicauda isolate Sanriku21f chromosome 15, sRhiLon1.1, whole genome shotgun sequence genome includes a region encoding these proteins:
- the LOC144600621 gene encoding H(+)/Cl(-) exchange transporter 5-like isoform X2: MASHWMTDLKEGVCLVGFWYNHEHCCWTSDEITFEHRDKCPEWKSWSELFLNQSDGAGAYILNYFLYVSWALAFAFLAVSLVRVFAPYACGSGIPEIKTILSGFIIRGYLGKWTLIIKTITLVLAVSSGLSLGKEGPLVHVACCCGNIVCHLFTKYRKNEAKRREVLSAAAAAGVSVAFGAPIGGVLFSLEEVSYYFPLKTLWRSFFAALVAAFTLRSINPFRNSRLVLFFVEFHRPWHLLELIPFILLGIFGGLWGAFFIRANIAWCKRRKTTVLGKYPVLEVLVVTAITGIIAFPNNFTKMSTSGLISELFNDCGLLDSSPLCDYVNEANSTKTIDNLPDRAAGKGVYATIWQLALALLFKFFITIFTFGMKVPSGLFIPSMAVGAIAGRLLGVGMEQLAYYHRDWVIFKGWCNPGADCITPGLYAMVGAAACLGGVTRMTVSLVVIMFELTGGLEYIVPLMAAAMTSKWVSDAIGKEGIYEAHIRLNGYPFLEAKEEFTHKTLAMDVMRPRRNDPPLTSLTQDGMKVEDVEAIINETTYSGFPVIVSKVSQRLVGFVLRRDLIISIENGRQRQDGIVSTSIIYFTEHPPVQLPDNPAVLKLRAILDLSPFAVTDHTPMEIVIDIFRKLGLRQCLVSHNGRLLGIITKKDILKHIAQMANQDPDSIMFN; encoded by the exons ATGGCTTCTCACTGGATGACAGATCTAAAAGAAGGGGTCTGCCTAGTAGGATTCTGGTATAATCATGAACATTGTTGTTGGACATCTGATGAGATCACTTTTGAACACCGAGATAAATGTCCAGAGTGGAAGTCATGGTCTGAACtgttccttaaccagtctgat GGGGCTGGTGCCTATATATTAAACTACTTCTTGTATGTCAGTTGGGCCCTAGCATTCGCTTTCCTGGCTGTGTCCTTGGTGCGGGTATTTGCACCTTATGCCTGTGGTTCTGGAATTCCAGAG ATTAAAACCATATTAAGTGGTTTTATCATTAGAGGCTACCTAGGAAAGTGGACCTTGATTATTAAAACTATAACCCTGGTTTTGGCTGTGTCATCAGGCCTCAGCCTTGGGAAAGAAGGTCCTCTTGTACATGTGGCCTGCTGCTGTGGCAATATTGTCTGTCATCTCTTTACGAAATATCGGAAAAATGAAGCCAAGAGGAGAGAG GTACTATCAGCAGCTGCAGCAGCAGGTGTCTCTGTAGCTTTTGGTGCCCCCATTGGAGGAGTTTTATTTAGCCTTGAAGAG gTCAGCTATTACTTCCCTCTGAAGACTTTATGGAGGTCGTTTTTTGCTGCACTGGTCGCAGCCTTCACATTACGTTCAATAAATCCATTTCGTAATAGCCGCCTTGTGCTATTCTTTGTCGAATTCCACAGACCCTGGCATTTGTTGGAATTAATTCCGTTCATACTTTTGGGAATCtttggaggactgtggggagcaTTTTTTATACGTGCTAATATTGCCTGGTGCAAAAGGCGCAAGACCACTGTGTTAGGGAAGTATCCCGTTCTCGAGGTCCTTGTTGTGACGGCCATCACAGGTATCATTGCTTTTCCTAATAACTTCACTAAAATGAGTACCAGTGGCCTCATTTCAGAACTATTCAATGACTGTGGACTACTAGACTCTTCACCACTCTGTGATTATGTTAATGAAGCCAACAGCACAAAAACAATTGATAATCTGCCAGATCGTGCGGCAGGTAAAGGTGTCTACGCAACAATATGGCAGCTGGCTCTGGCACTGCTGTTTAAATTCTTCATCACAATATTCACATTTGGTATGAAG GTTCCCTCAGGACTCTTTATACCGAGCATGGCAGTAGGTGCGATAGCTGGAAGACTTCTAGGAGTGGGAATGGAACAACTGGCCTATTATCACCGTGACTGGGTCATCTTTAAAGGGTGGTGTAATCCTGGAGCTGACTGCATCACTCCTGGATTGTACGCCATGGTTGGTGCTGCTGCTTGTCTAG GTGGTGTGACCAGGATGACTGTATCCTTGGTGGTTATAATGTTTGAACTAACGGGTGGATTGGAGTATATTGTCCCATTAATGGCTGCTGCAATGACCAGTAAATGGGTGTCCGATGCAATTGGGAAAGAGGGCATCTATGAAGCACATATTCGACTGAATGGTTATCCATTCCTGGAGGCAAAAGAAGAATTTACGCATAAGACATTAGCAATGGATGTTATGAGACCTCGGCGCAATGACCCTCCTTTGACAAGTCTAACTCAGGATGGAATGAAGGTGGAGGACGTGGAGGCAATTATTAATGAAACAACCTACAGTGGATTTCCTGTCATAGTGTCAAAAGTATCTCAGCGACTTGTTGGTTTTGTCCTCAGAAGAGATTTAATCATTTCAATTG AAAATGGAAGGCAGCGACAAGATGGGATTGTTAGCACTTCCATTATTTATTTTACTGAACACCCTCCTGTGCAACTTCCAGACAATCCTGCTGTACTCAAACTTCGTGCCATACTAGATTTGAGTCCATTTGCAGTGACGGACCATACACCTATGGAAATAGTGATTGATATATTTCGCAAATTGGGCTTAAGACAGTGTCTTGTTTCCCACAATGG ACGACTCCTTGGTATTATCACCAAAAAAGATATATTGAAGCATATTGCTCAGATGGCAAACCAAGATCCTGACTCCATTatgtttaattaa